A DNA window from Dictyoglomus sp. contains the following coding sequences:
- a CDS encoding fused MFS/spermidine synthase: MYGNKNNLLLISFLAVGIGETIAQVVLTRELIVNFQGNELSLGVIFANWLILTAIGSGILGRYTDKIPKKFSFFPLTQILFFLILPLQILFARKINSLMGIEGIEMVSLPIIFFSSFLVLAPSCILNGFQFSLGCRLLSLNGNSSINIGRIYIAEAIGCVLGGFLFTFFLVYHFNPLQIAIIAGIINLFSSLLLIKIPSFSFLFIISLLGFSLYLLPSQYIIQLNKYSREWQWINQKLIYEEDSIYGNISITKINDQLNFYENGLLLFTSPYPDIAFNEELAHLSLLLHPSPRRVLLLGGGMGGVLKEISKHNVEIDYVELDPLIIELSSKFLPYKYDLKINFEITDARFFVKTKESKYDVIILNFPPPSTLQLNRFYTKEFFTEISKKLTSYGIFSLGLPASESYMDEEIVKLNRCIWETLKEIFPEVLVIPGDFCIFVSFLKKENIPSLEEISERFHRRNIKTNLLTLPYIYYKFSKERSLIFLKNLLKEEVKINKDTRPIATFYSLSLFNIISYPQSRSFFQRIQKIPWWYFLIIFLFPLLFLRRHTIAPVIFTIITTGFFGFTFNILLIFSFQILLGYLYHKIGILVSSFMLGLALGGYCMTSKIEKIRRKYDTLMKIEILITSYSFILLFIILLLFTYTLKLSFILESLLYILNLSIGFLVGLQFPLASSIYLEKEKRVGKLAGILYASDLLGAVLGALLIAPFFIPLFGIITTVFFILFAKIMSLSFLKIWRKISL, translated from the coding sequence GTGTATGGGAATAAAAATAATCTTCTCCTAATCTCCTTCCTTGCAGTAGGAATAGGAGAAACTATAGCTCAGGTAGTATTGACCCGAGAACTTATCGTAAATTTTCAGGGAAATGAGCTATCCTTGGGAGTAATCTTTGCAAACTGGCTAATCCTCACTGCTATAGGAAGCGGAATATTAGGAAGATACACTGATAAAATACCTAAAAAATTTTCTTTCTTTCCTCTTACTCAGATTCTTTTCTTTTTGATTCTTCCCCTTCAGATTCTTTTCGCAAGAAAAATAAATTCTCTTATGGGAATTGAAGGAATAGAAATGGTATCCCTCCCTATTATATTTTTTTCTTCTTTTCTAGTTCTTGCTCCTTCCTGTATCCTTAACGGATTTCAATTTTCTTTAGGGTGTAGACTTCTTTCTCTTAATGGAAATTCTTCTATAAATATAGGTAGGATTTATATTGCAGAGGCTATAGGATGTGTATTAGGAGGTTTTCTTTTTACCTTCTTTTTAGTTTACCATTTTAATCCCTTACAGATAGCAATTATTGCTGGGATAATAAATCTTTTCTCTTCTTTACTTCTTATTAAGATTCCCTCTTTTTCTTTTCTTTTTATCATATCTCTACTGGGATTTAGTTTATATCTTCTTCCCTCTCAATATATTATCCAATTAAATAAATACTCTCGAGAATGGCAATGGATTAATCAAAAATTAATTTATGAGGAAGATTCCATATATGGAAATATTAGTATAACTAAAATTAATGATCAGCTAAATTTTTATGAGAATGGGCTTCTTCTTTTTACTTCTCCTTATCCCGATATAGCCTTTAATGAGGAGCTTGCTCATCTTTCACTTCTTCTTCATCCTTCCCCTAGAAGGGTTCTTTTATTAGGAGGAGGGATGGGAGGAGTTTTAAAAGAGATCTCTAAACATAATGTGGAGATAGATTATGTGGAGTTAGATCCTTTGATTATTGAACTTTCTTCTAAATTTCTACCCTATAAATATGATTTAAAGATAAATTTTGAAATTACCGATGCAAGATTCTTTGTAAAAACAAAAGAAAGTAAATACGATGTAATAATTTTGAATTTTCCTCCACCTTCTACCCTTCAATTGAATAGATTTTACACTAAGGAGTTTTTCACAGAGATATCAAAAAAATTAACTTCTTATGGAATTTTTTCTTTAGGACTTCCTGCCTCAGAGTCTTACATGGATGAAGAGATAGTAAAACTTAATAGGTGTATTTGGGAAACTTTAAAAGAAATATTTCCAGAGGTTCTAGTAATTCCTGGAGATTTTTGTATCTTTGTGTCCTTTCTAAAAAAAGAAAATATTCCTTCCTTAGAAGAAATTTCAGAACGTTTTCATAGAAGAAATATAAAAACAAATCTTCTAACTTTGCCCTATATTTATTATAAATTTTCCAAAGAAAGATCTCTAATCTTTTTAAAAAATTTATTAAAAGAAGAAGTTAAAATAAATAAGGATACCCGTCCCATTGCAACCTTTTATAGCCTTTCCCTTTTTAATATTATTTCCTATCCCCAAAGCAGAAGCTTTTTTCAGAGGATACAAAAAATACCATGGTGGTATTTTCTTATTATTTTCCTTTTTCCCCTTTTATTTTTAAGAAGGCATACCATTGCTCCTGTTATCTTCACTATAATAACTACAGGATTCTTTGGTTTCACCTTTAATATCCTTTTGATTTTTTCCTTTCAGATTCTTTTAGGATACCTTTATCATAAAATAGGTATTCTAGTTTCTTCATTTATGTTGGGGCTTGCTTTAGGTGGATATTGCATGACTTCTAAAATTGAGAAAATTAGAAGAAAATATGATACATTAATGAAAATAGAGATATTAATAACTTCTTATTCTTTTATTCTTCTTTTTATTATTTTACTTCTTTTTACCTATACTCTAAAGCTATCCTTTATTCTTGAATCTTTATTATATATACTGAACCTTTCTATAGGATTTCTTGTGGGACTTCAATTTCCTCTTGCAAGTAGTATATATCTTGAAAAGGAAAAAAGGGTTGGAAAATTAGCTGGAATACTATATGCATCGGATCTTTTAGGGGCAGTCCTGGGAGCACTTTTGATAGCTCCATTTTTTATTCCCCTTTTTGGGATTATAACCACTGTTTTTTTTATTCTTTTTGCTAAAATTATGAGTCTTAGTTTTCTAAAAATATGGAGAAAAATATCCCTTTAG
- the amrS gene encoding AmmeMemoRadiSam system radical SAM enzyme codes for MKFKKLKDNFYVFLQIIFLLSFLIAGGAMIFKGDTPIPSLELELLKKSLSSKERDVEAKYYIKLPNNMVQCQLCFRRCTIPDGGRGYCTNRINKKGTLYTLVYGRVTAQIDPVEKEPLLHFLPGTFTLCFGTAGCNFKCSFCHNWHLSTRTQDELKLPYLSPEEAVSKARGYGCSSISFTYNEPTTFYEWVYDVSRLAKKHGLRVYLHTNGAINQEPLKEILKYLDAVCVDLKGFTSEFYRETSFSDLEPVLSTLKTIKKSGVWFEITCLIIPTLNDNLDKIREMCIWIRDNLGKEVPVHFTRFFPAYKLNRLPPTPIETLEKARNIAMEVGLEYVTIGNVPGHVANSTFCPKCKKVVIKRIHFQVLENNIKGGKCKFCNHRIPGVWE; via the coding sequence TTGAAATTCAAAAAATTAAAAGATAATTTTTACGTTTTCCTTCAGATTATATTTCTTCTTTCCTTTTTGATAGCAGGAGGAGCCATGATTTTTAAAGGAGATACACCTATTCCCTCTTTAGAATTAGAGCTACTAAAAAAATCCCTATCTTCTAAAGAAAGAGATGTAGAAGCCAAGTATTACATTAAGCTTCCCAATAATATGGTCCAATGTCAACTTTGTTTTAGACGTTGTACCATACCCGATGGAGGAAGAGGTTATTGTACCAATAGAATAAATAAAAAGGGAACCCTTTATACTTTAGTTTATGGGAGAGTAACTGCCCAGATTGATCCCGTAGAAAAAGAGCCCCTTCTTCATTTTCTTCCAGGAACCTTTACCCTATGCTTTGGTACTGCAGGCTGTAATTTCAAATGCAGTTTTTGCCATAACTGGCATCTTTCCACACGCACTCAAGATGAGCTTAAACTTCCCTATCTTTCTCCCGAAGAAGCAGTTTCTAAAGCTCGAGGATATGGCTGTTCTTCCATATCTTTTACCTATAACGAGCCCACAACCTTTTATGAATGGGTATATGATGTATCAAGACTTGCTAAAAAACATGGATTAAGAGTATATCTTCATACTAATGGGGCTATAAATCAGGAGCCCTTAAAGGAAATTCTCAAATATCTTGATGCAGTTTGTGTGGATTTAAAGGGATTTACTTCTGAGTTTTATAGAGAAACATCTTTTTCAGATTTGGAACCTGTTCTCTCTACCTTAAAAACCATTAAAAAATCAGGAGTATGGTTTGAAATTACCTGCCTTATAATTCCCACTTTAAACGATAATTTAGATAAGATAAGGGAAATGTGTATCTGGATAAGAGATAATTTAGGGAAAGAAGTCCCAGTACATTTTACAAGATTTTTCCCTGCCTATAAATTGAACCGTCTTCCTCCAACTCCTATTGAAACCTTAGAGAAGGCAAGAAATATTGCCATGGAAGTAGGATTGGAATATGTAACCATCGGTAATGTTCCTGGACATGTAGCAAACAGTACCTTTTGCCCCAAATGTAAAAAGGTAGTAATTAAGAGGATCCATTTTCAAGTCTTAGAGAATAATATTAAGGGAGGAAAATGTAAGTTCTGCAATCATAGGATCCCTGGTGTATGGGAATAA